A stretch of [Clostridium] innocuum DNA encodes these proteins:
- the tpx gene encoding thiol peroxidase produces the protein MNITFQGNPVTIKHEAVKENETLKPFTAIRNDMSEWRSEDSTGTRIFLSVPSLDTGVCSMEVAKFINYAKELKDVTVCAISMDLPFALERWCQAKNNENVITLSDYKLHSFAAATATYVEELGLLTRAVFVVDKDNILRYVEYVREITDEPDYEAVLSCVKGI, from the coding sequence ATGAATATAACCTTTCAGGGAAATCCTGTGACAATAAAGCATGAGGCAGTGAAGGAAAACGAGACATTAAAGCCGTTTACTGCTATACGAAATGATATGAGCGAGTGGCGAAGTGAGGACAGTACAGGTACACGTATTTTCCTCAGTGTACCTTCCCTGGATACCGGTGTATGCAGTATGGAGGTCGCAAAGTTTATCAATTACGCAAAGGAGCTAAAGGATGTTACCGTCTGTGCAATATCCATGGACCTGCCATTTGCTCTTGAACGCTGGTGTCAGGCAAAAAACAATGAAAATGTAATTACATTGAGTGATTACAAGCTGCACAGCTTTGCAGCGGCAACTGCAACCTATGTCGAAGAGTTAGGTTTACTGACGCGGGCAGTATTTGTAGTTGATAAGGACAATATCCTGCGCTATGTCGAGTATGTCAGGGAAATTACAGACGAACCCGATTATGAGGCTGTTCTTTCCTGTGTGAAAGGCATCTGA
- a CDS encoding YegS/Rv2252/BmrU family lipid kinase, which yields MDRSIRIIMNPKAGKQTAKTALFTLCDRFCAMQDTIQVYVTQYAGHAQKLAKTSEGCCDILVCIGGDGTWNEVISGIMEIDNKPVLAYLPSGTVNDFAATLKLPKSAGKLMDTIAQYRPFSCDIGQFNNRYFTYVAAFGIFTEISYSTPQSTKNSFGKIAYFLEGVKQLTNIPRYHVKAVIDQDEVIEDSCIFGCITNSKFVAGFTAVNSEDAQLDDGQFELLLIRVPNNPLDVQNIIAALIKHEVNETWMYFRKACDIRIEAREQIPWTLDGEDGGSTALAHILNKNRAVTILV from the coding sequence ATGGACAGAAGCATCAGAATCATTATGAATCCAAAGGCAGGAAAGCAGACGGCAAAAACGGCTTTATTTACGTTATGTGACCGGTTTTGTGCCATGCAGGATACGATACAGGTTTATGTAACCCAGTATGCGGGACATGCACAAAAGCTTGCGAAAACCAGTGAAGGCTGCTGTGATATTCTCGTATGCATCGGTGGGGACGGTACCTGGAATGAGGTGATCAGCGGCATTATGGAAATAGACAACAAGCCTGTGCTTGCCTATCTTCCAAGCGGGACAGTCAACGATTTTGCGGCTACGCTGAAGCTGCCGAAAAGTGCTGGAAAGCTCATGGACACCATTGCACAATACCGTCCGTTTTCCTGTGATATCGGCCAGTTCAATAACCGCTATTTCACCTATGTTGCGGCGTTTGGTATCTTCACAGAAATTTCCTACTCCACACCGCAAAGCACCAAGAACTCCTTCGGAAAAATCGCATATTTTCTGGAAGGCGTCAAGCAGCTGACAAATATTCCCCGCTATCATGTCAAAGCTGTCATTGATCAGGATGAAGTCATTGAGGATTCCTGTATCTTCGGCTGTATCACCAATTCCAAGTTTGTGGCAGGCTTTACAGCTGTGAACTCCGAGGATGCACAGCTGGATGATGGGCAGTTTGAGCTTCTGCTCATCCGGGTTCCCAACAATCCCCTGGATGTACAAAATATCATTGCGGCGCTGATAAAGCATGAGGTTAATGAAACCTGGATGTATTTTCGAAAGGCCTGTGATATCCGCATAGAAGCCCGGGAACAGATTCCCTGGACACTGGATGGTGAGGATGGGGGAAGCACAGCACTTGCCCATATCCTGAATAAAAACAGAGCGGTTACCATTCTGGTATAG
- a CDS encoding TVP38/TMEM64 family protein: MKKKYIVMLGGVLLLAGAGLGLLFGSIDMDQISRMLEDIPHGLREILMIVLIAAQIFLAFLPGEPLELAAGFLFGSVGGTLLCLVGSLLGTALVYLLVQRYGKRLVTVFFKQEQLNEFTGVLKKKNSMLWIFLLFLIPGTPKDIMTYAVSLSNIALGKWLLLTTVGRIPSIVTSTFLSGSLKEGNFVAAAGVAILTILLVIAGGFAYKRMKEDTAI, translated from the coding sequence ATGAAGAAGAAATACATCGTTATGCTGGGTGGTGTTCTTCTATTGGCTGGTGCCGGACTTGGTCTTCTTTTTGGCAGTATCGACATGGATCAGATTTCCCGTATGCTGGAAGATATCCCGCATGGCCTGCGTGAGATACTCATGATTGTTTTGATAGCCGCACAGATTTTTCTGGCCTTTCTGCCGGGAGAGCCGCTGGAGCTTGCGGCCGGATTTCTGTTTGGCTCCGTTGGCGGGACATTGCTTTGTCTGGTAGGATCTCTGCTTGGGACAGCACTTGTATACCTTCTGGTTCAGCGGTATGGAAAACGGCTGGTAACCGTCTTTTTTAAACAGGAGCAGCTGAATGAGTTTACCGGAGTATTGAAAAAAAAGAATAGCATGCTGTGGATTTTCCTGCTGTTTCTGATTCCCGGCACGCCGAAGGATATTATGACCTATGCCGTATCCCTATCCAATATCGCTCTGGGAAAATGGCTGCTGCTCACAACCGTGGGACGTATTCCCAGCATTGTGACATCGACATTTCTCAGCGGTTCATTGAAGGAGGGAAATTTCGTCGCAGCTGCCGGAGTGGCAATACTTACGATTCTGCTTGTAATTGCAGGAGGCTTTGCTTATAAACGCATGAAGGAGGATACAGCGATATGA
- a CDS encoding U32 family peptidase, with translation MWKTERKVELLAPAGSMEALRAAVQNGCDAVYLGGSMFGARAFANNFDEDEIQEAIAYAHVYGVRVFVTVNTLIREEEFEDCVRYVQFLYEHDVDAVIIQDMGLFSVLHQRFPDMELHASTQMHIHNPQGIRFMESCGASRVVVPRETPLKEIRAYAALGVDLEVFVQGALCVSYSGQCLMSSLTLQRSGNRGECAQNCRMKYQLEKREDGHREILQGKGEYLLSPKDMNTLERVPELIEAGIASFKIEGRMKRPEYVALMVALYRKAIDAYYEGRAFIYDEAVDMQMKKIFNRGFTQGHLFHHYGAQLMNPIRPNHIGVKVGKVIQVTRDKIVIRLQDTLRQQDGIRILQEPKDIGFQVNFLYKDGLLVNHGAAGDIVELDKTVPVVKGSIVLKTSDAQQLQALQKSYEAAPRKVAVYAQFTMQAGKPAVLEIMDEEGRSVRVESDAVCETARRMPLKEERIAAQLKKSGDTPFVFENISYQLDVQGILPIRELNQMRRSALAKLEEQRKILHKQRRILADKQPVIHSIQDAPSLCAVVHTEEQLQACLQEGLDMIFVENRSLYALMKGTEGVYPRMPRVMKEEYPASLMMIQETGGLQAGKVFCDTSLNMTNSHTAAFLLTHGARGISFSLESSLQDCIAIKRCFQERYAVDAPFFYTVYGRAELMLSEYCPINSVICNHTDRNCGLCRQGAAYALLDVKQHRYPILCDEACRTHILHYEVRNHIDSIPEAKQHGIQHFLCTFTIEGAADCHRIITACKAQLQMKQGV, from the coding sequence ATGTGGAAAACTGAAAGAAAAGTGGAGCTGCTGGCACCTGCCGGCTCTATGGAGGCGCTTCGTGCGGCAGTCCAAAATGGTTGTGATGCCGTGTATCTTGGTGGCAGTATGTTTGGTGCCAGAGCATTCGCCAATAATTTTGATGAGGATGAAATTCAGGAAGCAATCGCCTATGCCCATGTGTATGGGGTCCGTGTGTTTGTTACCGTCAATACCCTGATTCGGGAAGAGGAATTTGAGGACTGTGTCCGGTATGTTCAGTTTTTATATGAGCATGATGTGGATGCGGTAATTATTCAGGATATGGGCTTATTCTCTGTGCTGCACCAACGCTTCCCGGACATGGAGCTGCATGCATCCACACAGATGCATATCCATAATCCGCAGGGAATTCGCTTTATGGAGTCCTGCGGTGCCAGCAGAGTGGTGGTGCCAAGAGAAACTCCGCTAAAGGAAATCCGAGCATATGCGGCTTTGGGCGTAGACCTGGAGGTTTTTGTTCAGGGAGCCCTGTGTGTATCCTACAGCGGGCAGTGTCTGATGAGCTCACTGACACTGCAGCGAAGCGGAAACCGCGGCGAATGTGCACAGAACTGCCGTATGAAATATCAGCTGGAAAAGCGGGAGGACGGTCATAGGGAAATCCTGCAAGGAAAAGGGGAATACCTGCTGAGCCCGAAGGATATGAATACGCTGGAAAGAGTTCCGGAGCTGATTGAAGCGGGAATTGCCTCCTTTAAAATCGAGGGCAGGATGAAACGCCCGGAATATGTGGCATTGATGGTTGCCTTATACCGTAAGGCGATCGATGCGTATTATGAGGGAAGAGCATTTATCTATGATGAAGCTGTGGATATGCAGATGAAAAAAATATTCAACCGCGGCTTTACCCAGGGGCATTTGTTTCATCATTACGGGGCGCAGCTGATGAATCCTATCCGTCCCAATCATATCGGAGTCAAGGTTGGTAAAGTCATTCAGGTTACCAGAGATAAAATTGTGATACGCCTGCAGGATACCCTGCGGCAGCAGGATGGTATCCGCATTTTGCAGGAACCGAAGGATATCGGCTTTCAGGTAAATTTTCTGTATAAGGACGGATTGCTGGTCAATCACGGAGCAGCAGGGGATATTGTGGAGCTGGATAAAACAGTACCTGTTGTGAAAGGAAGTATTGTCCTGAAGACCAGTGATGCACAGCAGCTGCAGGCATTGCAGAAAAGCTATGAGGCAGCACCGCGTAAGGTTGCCGTTTATGCACAGTTCACCATGCAGGCAGGCAAACCGGCAGTCCTGGAGATTATGGACGAGGAAGGCAGAAGTGTACGAGTGGAAAGTGATGCCGTATGTGAAACAGCACGCAGGATGCCGCTGAAAGAGGAGCGAATTGCTGCGCAGCTGAAAAAAAGCGGAGATACGCCGTTTGTATTCGAGAACATTTCCTATCAGCTGGATGTGCAGGGAATACTTCCTATCCGGGAACTCAATCAGATGCGTCGAAGTGCATTGGCGAAGCTGGAGGAGCAGCGAAAAATTCTGCATAAGCAGCGCCGTATTCTTGCGGACAAGCAGCCCGTAATCCATTCAATACAGGACGCTCCATCACTCTGTGCTGTTGTGCATACTGAGGAACAGCTGCAGGCCTGTCTACAGGAGGGCTTGGATATGATCTTTGTGGAAAATCGCAGCCTGTATGCATTGATGAAGGGTACAGAGGGAGTTTATCCGCGTATGCCACGAGTGATGAAGGAGGAGTATCCTGCTTCCCTGATGATGATTCAGGAAACCGGCGGCTTGCAGGCGGGAAAGGTCTTCTGTGATACCTCGCTGAATATGACGAATTCCCATACCGCCGCATTTCTGCTTACTCACGGTGCAAGGGGGATCAGCTTTTCTCTGGAAAGCAGCCTACAGGACTGTATTGCAATCAAACGTTGCTTTCAGGAACGATATGCGGTGGATGCACCCTTCTTTTATACGGTATACGGCAGAGCTGAGCTGATGCTGAGCGAATACTGTCCAATCAATTCCGTTATCTGTAATCATACAGACAGAAATTGCGGTCTTTGCAGGCAGGGGGCGGCATACGCTCTTCTCGATGTGAAACAGCATCGCTATCCGATTTTGTGTGACGAGGCTTGCCGTACGCATATTCTACATTATGAGGTGCGCAATCATATTGATTCAATTCCGGAAGCAAAGCAGCATGGGATTCAGCATTTTCTATGCACGTTCACCATAGAAGGCGCGGCTGACTGCCACAGGATTATCACAGCCTGTAAAGCGCAGCTGCAAATGAAACAGGGTGTATAA
- a CDS encoding threonine/serine exporter, with amino-acid sequence MYLINMMIASFFASLGFGVMFNIRGRKLILAGIAGSIGGAVYHAALLLGCSELTAMFLGSVALSLYSEIFARICKTPVTTFIICALIPLVPGGGMYRTMLKAIEGDVMQALSIGLDTLTIAGVLALGILVVSTIMKAVFKPERRSVRRHVEN; translated from the coding sequence ATGTATCTGATAAATATGATGATCGCCTCTTTTTTTGCCTCTCTGGGATTTGGCGTAATGTTTAATATTCGTGGAAGAAAACTGATTCTTGCAGGAATTGCAGGCTCAATCGGCGGTGCAGTCTACCATGCGGCACTGCTGTTGGGCTGCTCGGAGCTGACTGCCATGTTTCTGGGGTCGGTTGCACTATCGCTGTATTCTGAAATTTTTGCCCGTATCTGCAAGACACCGGTAACAACCTTTATCATTTGTGCCCTGATACCGCTGGTACCCGGAGGTGGAATGTATCGTACGATGCTGAAGGCGATAGAAGGGGATGTGATGCAGGCGTTGTCCATCGGTCTGGATACGCTGACCATCGCAGGCGTACTGGCTCTGGGAATCCTTGTTGTTTCAACAATCATGAAGGCTGTATTCAAACCGGAGAGAAGGAGTGTGAGAAGGCATGTGGAAAACTGA
- a CDS encoding HD domain-containing protein, whose protein sequence is MVNLIQAKEQFAAYCKGYDTQDERVALKIVHSQKVAEISKQLAIHRNCSAMDVELAEVTGLYHDIGRFEQLKQYHTFLDAKSIDHAALGVRILQEQGLLSVFCDDPHQQEVLLHAIENHNKFQIADDLEEHAFLHTTILRDADKTDIFRVNLMEKAENVYLCSEEQLLQETVSEEVLQDFLNSRPILSAKRKTHLDILLSHMAFIFDYHDAYALSLVLQQHYIERMVERYPFQREQAQQAIQLAVQHALTYMQKRIAA, encoded by the coding sequence ATGGTGAATCTTATACAGGCAAAGGAGCAGTTTGCCGCCTATTGCAAAGGATATGATACACAGGATGAGCGGGTGGCTCTTAAAATCGTGCATTCACAAAAGGTGGCTGAGATTTCAAAGCAGCTGGCGATCCACAGAAACTGCTCTGCTATGGATGTGGAGCTGGCCGAGGTGACAGGCCTGTATCATGATATCGGAAGATTTGAACAGCTGAAGCAGTATCATACCTTTCTGGATGCGAAAAGTATCGATCATGCGGCACTTGGGGTACGGATTTTACAGGAACAAGGGCTGTTATCTGTTTTCTGTGATGATCCGCACCAGCAGGAAGTACTGCTGCATGCGATAGAAAACCATAATAAGTTTCAGATTGCAGACGACCTGGAGGAACATGCATTTCTGCATACCACGATTCTGAGGGATGCGGATAAAACGGATATCTTCCGTGTAAATCTGATGGAGAAAGCGGAAAATGTCTATCTGTGCAGTGAAGAGCAGCTGCTGCAGGAAACGGTGAGTGAGGAGGTTCTGCAGGATTTTTTGAACAGCCGTCCCATTCTGTCCGCAAAACGGAAAACGCATCTCGATATCCTGCTGTCCCATATGGCATTTATATTTGATTATCATGATGCCTATGCACTGTCTCTTGTTTTACAGCAGCATTATATTGAACGCATGGTAGAACGTTATCCGTTTCAAAGAGAGCAGGCACAGCAGGCAATACAGCTTGCTGTACAACATGCACTGACATATATGCAAAAGCGAATCGCTGCGTAA
- a CDS encoding threonine/serine exporter family protein, translating to MNTDQLLDVASYAGKLLIESGAEIYRVEETMVRLCTSFSEVEDAQSFVTTTGIMFSITVASKTHTKILRVHTRGVDLNCIDKINSLSRETAVQNYTIEELALKLREIENEQRYSFWIIMFFGALSAGGFAVFFGGNYLEAGCSFLIGLLIKAVSALMEQRGLHGFFTNAIAAASGALAALGAHALCPDTDVDILIISSIMLLVPGLAITNAIRDTVSGDYLSGVARATEAFLVAIAIAAGIGVVLSMSIGLSGGM from the coding sequence ATGAATACAGATCAGCTGCTGGATGTGGCCAGCTATGCAGGGAAACTGCTCATAGAAAGCGGAGCGGAAATCTATCGGGTGGAGGAAACGATGGTGCGGCTCTGCACGAGCTTTTCCGAGGTGGAGGATGCACAGAGCTTCGTTACCACAACCGGCATCATGTTCTCCATCACGGTTGCCAGCAAAACACATACAAAAATTCTTCGTGTGCATACACGCGGTGTGGATTTAAACTGCATTGATAAGATCAACAGCCTCTCAAGAGAAACCGCCGTGCAGAATTACACAATCGAGGAGCTGGCGCTAAAGCTGAGAGAAATAGAAAATGAACAGCGCTATTCCTTTTGGATAATCATGTTCTTCGGAGCATTGAGTGCAGGTGGCTTTGCGGTTTTCTTCGGTGGAAATTATCTGGAGGCAGGATGCAGCTTTTTGATCGGACTGCTGATTAAAGCGGTAAGCGCCCTTATGGAACAGCGCGGCCTGCACGGCTTTTTTACGAATGCAATTGCGGCGGCGAGCGGTGCGCTTGCGGCACTGGGGGCACATGCCCTCTGTCCGGATACGGATGTCGATATCCTTATTATATCCAGCATCATGCTGCTTGTTCCCGGCTTAGCCATCACCAATGCCATACGGGATACGGTTTCCGGGGATTATCTGTCCGGTGTTGCCCGTGCAACCGAGGCCTTTCTGGTGGCGATTGCAATCGCTGCCGGTATCGGTGTTGTCCTTTCCATGTCCATCGGACTGAGCGGAGGTATGTGA
- a CDS encoding HAD family hydrolase, protein MDKDILLFDLDGTLTDPKVGITRSVAFALDKAGIHVENPDDLCAFIGPPLKDMFMELYSFDEAQALQAIADYRVYFRKQGMLENVAYPGIRELLEALQKQGKTLLVATSKPEEFACTILKHFKLDSYMLDICGATMDGTRSDKADVIAYAVQKYRLPIERCVMIGDRRHDIIGGKKNGMRTIGVLYGYGSREELKEAGADCIVEDVQSLLDVLKKGGS, encoded by the coding sequence ATGGATAAGGATATCCTGTTGTTTGATTTGGATGGAACATTGACAGATCCAAAGGTTGGTATTACCAGATCGGTAGCCTTTGCTTTGGATAAAGCCGGTATTCATGTGGAAAATCCGGATGATTTGTGCGCATTTATCGGACCGCCCTTAAAGGATATGTTCATGGAGCTGTATTCCTTTGACGAGGCGCAGGCCTTGCAGGCAATTGCGGATTACCGCGTTTATTTTCGCAAGCAGGGAATGCTGGAAAACGTGGCATATCCGGGGATTCGTGAACTGCTGGAGGCATTGCAGAAGCAGGGCAAAACGCTTTTGGTCGCTACCAGTAAGCCTGAGGAATTCGCCTGTACCATCCTGAAGCATTTTAAGCTGGATTCCTATATGCTGGATATTTGCGGTGCCACGATGGATGGTACCCGCAGCGATAAGGCGGATGTCATTGCCTATGCTGTGCAGAAGTACCGGCTGCCAATTGAACGGTGTGTGATGATCGGAGATCGCCGGCACGATATCATCGGTGGGAAAAAGAACGGCATGCGCACGATTGGCGTATTATATGGATACGGAAGCCGTGAGGAGCTAAAGGAAGCAGGCGCTGACTGCATCGTGGAAGATGTGCAGAGTCTGTTGGATGTATTGAAAAAAGGAGGTTCATAA
- a CDS encoding cytidine deaminase, giving the protein MKQERVDKINYYLDIAGTVAQRSTCRRRIYGAVIVQHDEIVSTGYVGAPRGRTNCLDLEYCIREKLQVPRGERYELCRSVHAEANAIISAQRSEMLGADMFLVGYEAVSGELIQSSNSCSMCKRMIINAGISKVYIRDTPSQYRMIDVYNDWVLQDESLDGVLGY; this is encoded by the coding sequence ATGAAACAGGAGCGCGTAGATAAAATCAATTACTATCTGGATATCGCAGGAACAGTCGCACAGAGAAGCACCTGCCGCAGAAGAATTTACGGTGCGGTAATCGTTCAGCATGATGAAATTGTCTCCACCGGATATGTGGGTGCCCCTCGGGGACGTACCAACTGTCTGGATCTGGAATACTGTATCCGAGAGAAGCTGCAGGTTCCAAGGGGAGAACGCTATGAATTATGTCGGAGTGTCCATGCGGAAGCAAATGCAATCATCAGTGCACAGCGCAGTGAAATGCTGGGAGCCGATATGTTTCTGGTAGGCTATGAAGCAGTCAGCGGGGAGCTGATTCAAAGCTCGAACAGCTGTTCCATGTGCAAGCGAATGATCATCAATGCAGGAATTTCAAAAGTCTATATACGGGATACGCCTTCCCAATACCGTATGATTGATGTATACAACGACTGGGTATTGCAGGATGAATCACTCGACGGTGTCTTAGGATATTAA